Below is a window of Shewanella khirikhana DNA.
CATAAAACTTCCTTAAGTCTTTGTATCTAACAGAAATAAATTCTGTTTATTGCTCTGGGCGTCAGTAGGGAACACTGAGCGACCCGCTGAAGTGGTCACAGATTAGCAAATTCTTTTTTTTTGCATAACCACGAACTGCCGCGATACTGAAAAAAAATGCATCAGCTAGTAGTAAGTGGTTATACAAATTCATTTTGAATAAGTCAAAAGTATGATGATGTCGCGCATTATACAGTACTAAGTTCTATAAAGTGCCTTTGTCAGCTGGTTTTGCTCATACCAAAGGTGGCGGGCATTTCGTGACTCGAACTAGAGGCAAGTATTCGGCGGGATGATAGAATGCCTGTCAAATTCCCAAGCTGAATGAGCCATGCGTCCATCTGCCTATTTCGAAGGTCCCATCGATAAACTCAATTGGAAAGTGCTTAAGCTGCTCTGGCCGTATTTACTGGAGTTCAAGGGGCGCATTTTGCTGGCACTGTCCTGTCTGGTGGTGGCCAAGCTTGCCAGTGTTGGCATGCCGTTCCTGCTTAAGGAGCTGGTGGATGGTATGGATGAGGGACGGGCTCAGGCGCTGGTGGCTGTGCCCATTGGCCTGGTGCTGGCTTATGGCGGCGCGCGTTTGTTGATGGCGCTGACCGGGGAGATCCGCGACACCCTGTTTGGCCGGGTAACCGAGCGGGCCATCCGGCGGCTGGGGCTCGCGGTGTTTGAGCATTTACACCGGCTGGACCTGGATTTTCACCTTGAGCGGCGCACCGGCGGTCTGTCGCGGGACATAGAACGTGGCACCAGTGGCGTTAGCTTCCTGATGCGTTTTATGGTGTTCAACATAGTGCCGACCTTGCTGGAAATCGGCTTGGTGGTGGGCATTTTCTTCGTAAAATATGGCTGGCAGTTCGCCGCCATTACCCTGGCATCCGTGGTGGCCTACATCGGTTTCAGCGTGGTGGCAACCGAGTGGCGTACCGGCTACGTGCGCGAGGCCGCCAAGGCCGACTCCATTTCCAACACCCGCGCCATCGACAGCTTGCTGAACTACGAAACCGTAAAATACTTCAACAACGAAAAGTACGAAGCCGATCACTACGACAAGGCGCTGGAAACCTGGGAAACTGCCAAGCGTAACAACCGTTTGTCGCTGTTTGCCCTGAACGGTGGTCAGGCTTTTATTATCGCCGCCGCCATGACGGCCATGATGGCCCTGGCTGCATCTCAGGTCACCGAGAGCAAGATGACCCTCGGTGACTTTGTGCTGATAAACGCCTTTATGATGCAGCTGTTTATGCCGCTGAACTTCCTGGGATTTGTGTACCGTGAAATCCGCGGTGCGCTTGCCAATATCGAGCGCATGTTTGGGCTGCTGGATCAGACTCCGAAGATTTTGAATAAAGACACAGCACAGGCATTTCAGTGCCGGCGCGGCGAGGTGCGTTTTGAGCAGGTGTCCTTCCGTTATGACGAGCGCCCTATCCTCAACGAGGTGAGTTTTACCCTGGCTC
It encodes the following:
- a CDS encoding ABCB family ABC transporter ATP-binding protein/permease; this translates as MRPSAYFEGPIDKLNWKVLKLLWPYLLEFKGRILLALSCLVVAKLASVGMPFLLKELVDGMDEGRAQALVAVPIGLVLAYGGARLLMALTGEIRDTLFGRVTERAIRRLGLAVFEHLHRLDLDFHLERRTGGLSRDIERGTSGVSFLMRFMVFNIVPTLLEIGLVVGIFFVKYGWQFAAITLASVVAYIGFSVVATEWRTGYVREAAKADSISNTRAIDSLLNYETVKYFNNEKYEADHYDKALETWETAKRNNRLSLFALNGGQAFIIAAAMTAMMALAASQVTESKMTLGDFVLINAFMMQLFMPLNFLGFVYREIRGALANIERMFGLLDQTPKILNKDTAQAFQCRRGEVRFEQVSFRYDERPILNEVSFTLAPGEKVAVVGDSGAGKSTLIKLLFRFYDVSGGRILIDGVDIRDMTQDSLRRAIAIVPQDTVLFNDSLLENIRYGRPGASDDEVREVIQHAHLAEFVASLPQGLETKVGERGLKLSGGEKQRVAIARAMLKGSPILVFDEATSSLDSRSEKAILDALREVAVGHTSLVVAHRLSTIVDADRIVVLSQGKIAEQGSHSELLAKGGLYSRLWHIQHEQKMK